The DNA window GGTTTCACGGCAATGTTGTCGGTGCTGGCCCTCGAAGATCATGGTGTTTTGCCAGACCAGGGCCCTGTGGTGGTGACTGGTGCGACGGGCGGTGTCGGTTCTATCGCGATTTTATTGTTGTCGAAGCTGGGTTATGAAGTGGTGGCAGCGACGGGGCGAGTCGAAGAACAGGGTGACTATTTAAAGTCTCTCGGTGCAACGGAACTGATTCATCGGGAAGAGCTGGCAAATCCCAGTGGTAAACCTCTGGAGTCTGAACGCTGGGCGGGGGCGATCGATACGGTTGGCGGTGAAACGCTGGCGAGTATTCTGCGGCAAACAAAATATCGCGGCAGTGTGGCGGCTTGTGGTTTGGCTGGCGGCTCAAATCTACCGACAACTGTTTTTCCTTTTATTCTGCGTGGTGTGAATCTGTTGGGGATTGATTCTGTGATGTGTCCAAGAAGCTTGCGAGAAACGGCTTGGCACAGACTAGCTACAGATTTAGATCTAGAAAAATTGCGAGGTTTACAGACGGTGATTACCTTTGAAGATATACCAACTATTGCTCAGAAGATACTCTCAGGAAAAGTTCGCGGTAGATTGATTGTTTGTCTAGGCCAGGAAAAATAAGCGAGACTTTTCGATAGGATACTTTACAAATCATTTTTACTCTACTCGCTAAAATTTCAACATTTGTTTAGTGGCGATCGCCTTATCATAAAAAGTAAAACAATATTTGCTTTTTTATTGGTGAATACAGTCAGAGAATGAGAAAAAAAGCATTTCAAAAAATCAGTAAAAGTTCAACAAAATCATAAAAATCACAAGTTTTCCAGATTGTTAAGTGAATCTTTTAATTTGTAGTAAATTTAATTTTATAGTAGTTTCGAATAATAAATAGAATTCCTTTTTTCGCTAAAAAATAGTGTGAGTAGCGTAACCTTCGGAAACCACTGACCACCTAAGGCGACCTTCCCGAAGGAAGGGCATAAAAAACCCTCTAGAACTTATTCGTGATGACTATCATTTGGCAAAGAAAGATTCCATAAAAAAATGAAAGTAGTTGAAGAAGAGTTGATCCGACTTAGAGATAATGTCATTGCGATGTATTCGAACGCCCCCAAGAAAGGGCTATTTTCTTTTTCTAAGAAACAAAGCTCTAGCAACACAGCTCAAATTATAGAAACTCTCATTCTAATTAGAAGTTACTTTTCTGGAAATATTTTTAGCGCGAACTCAATGTCGAAAGATGAAATAATTGCGTCTTTATTAACTGGGAAAAACAAGCAAAAGTTAGTGGAAATTTTCTACACTATGACGGCGCAGGCAAACCCACAATCAAAGGAAGAATTAGTGG is part of the [Limnothrix rosea] IAM M-220 genome and encodes:
- a CDS encoding MDR family oxidoreductase — protein: MPQHPFTALIVDQRENGQSTATSTELTDIKALPNQADGDLLIRVTHSSLNYKDALAVTGKGKVLRKFPIVPGIDAAGFVEEAAENSAFQGGDEVLVTGYGLGEKVSGGYAGFCRVKENWALPIPDGLSRQDCMAIGTAGFTAMLSVLALEDHGVLPDQGPVVVTGATGGVGSIAILLLSKLGYEVVAATGRVEEQGDYLKSLGATELIHREELANPSGKPLESERWAGAIDTVGGETLASILRQTKYRGSVAACGLAGGSNLPTTVFPFILRGVNLLGIDSVMCPRSLRETAWHRLATDLDLEKLRGLQTVITFEDIPTIAQKILSGKVRGRLIVCLGQEK